A genome region from Carassius carassius chromosome 23, fCarCar2.1, whole genome shotgun sequence includes the following:
- the LOC132101242 gene encoding DEP domain-containing protein 7-like isoform X2, whose translation MAGKPFRATYIWTNIINNLQTQVEVKRRRHNLKIYHDCFLGSEAVDVVLAHIIQSKICGDEEVPRSKAVRLCQALMEARVFEAVDTKVFGKEKRQAKFEDSSCSLYRFLIKPTPSASSSENIDSECDKRKEDSVYSNNSLVKTEKSLEDVLGNLNMNTTITPQMMNLGLSQELMDEIWRQQTILRLLKLIELPLLENLLEGHESPRPPLHSMDSDPDLLYTSSYLDREILKAFSEAQADSWLSAAVDCLEFLPDQLVVEVSRGLARCAEETSQYKQLLYGTLVQHYGQPDYPPLLSNHVFDIHSGVCELLVNGKQEQALESLQLCLKLQDSRSREELRRLLRFMALAAGPQETRLHKEIENRMAVKRVFSNAIVYGTKLAKGKVDLLVLFMTDNHHDLFKIPVTLHKLVSDKLASIIKGTDPDLITGTTYCRRLTGKDYLETVQKTTREELWTLLQTIHENSNLCLKEKRRLLGQFYRGHPEIFVQYFGNRISNVYI comes from the exons ATGGCTGGGAAACCATTCCGAGCCACGTACATCTGGACAAACATCATCAACAACCTTCAGACGCAGGTGGAGGTGAAGAGGAGACGCCACAATCTGAAGATCTACCATGACTGCTTTCTGGGCTCCGAGGCTGTGGATGTGGTTCTGGCTCACATCATTCAGAGCAAGATCTGCGGAGACGAGGAGGTGCCTCGTTCCAAAGCGGTCCGCCTCTGCCAGGCCCTCATGGAGGCCAGAGTCTTCGAGGCGGTGGACACGAAGGTGTTTGGGAAAGAAAAGAGGCAAGCCAAGTTTGAGGACAGCAGCTGTAGTCTGTACAGGTTTCTAATCAAGCCGACCCCAAGCGCATCAAGCTCAGAGAATATAGATAGTGAATGTGACAAAAG GAAAGAAGATTCTGTGTATTCAAACAACTCACTTGTCAAGACGGAAAAGTCTCTAGAGGATGTTTTGGGAAATCTTAACATGAACACAACCATCACACCACAGATGATGAATCTGGGGTTATCACAGGAGT TGATGGATGAAATATGGCGGCAGCAGACGATACTGAGGCTCCTGAAGCTGATTGAGCTGCCTCTTCTGGAGAACCTGTTGGAGGGCCACGAGAGCCCTCGCCCGCCCCTCCACAGCATGGACAGCGACCCAGACCTCCTCTACACCAGCAGCTACCTCGACCGTGAGATCCTCAAGGCCTTCAGTGAGGCTCA AGCAGACAGCTGGTTGTCGGCGGCTGTGGACTGTCTGGAGTTTCTTCCTGATCAGCTGGTGGTGGAGGTGAGCCGAGGACTGGCCAGGTGTGCGGAGGAGACGTCCCAGTATAAGCAGCTCCTCTACGGGACCCTCGTTCAGCACTACGGCCAGCCAGACTACCCACCGCTGCTCAGCAACCACGTCTTTGACATCCACTCAGGCGTCTGCGAGCTGCTTG TGAACGGGAAGCAGGAGCAGGCTCTGGAGTCTCTTCAGCTCTGTCTGAAGCTGCAGGATTCACGCAGTAGAGAGGAGCTCCGCAGGTTACTGCGCTTCATGGCCCTCGCCGCCGGCCCTCAGGAGACCAGACTTCACAAAGAG ATAGAGAACAGAATGGCAGTGAAGAGGGTGTTCTCCAATGCTATTGTGTATGGGACTAAACTAGCCAAGGGGAAGGTCGATCTTCTGGTTCTTTTCATGACGGACAACCACCACGACCTCTTCAAG ATTCCCGTCACTCTGCACAAACTTGTTAGTGATAAACTGGCCAGTATCATCAAAGGAACAGATCCTGATCTCATCACAG GAACAACGTACTGTCGCCGTCTGACTGGAAAAGATTACCTGGAAACGGTTCAGAAGACCACCAGAGAGGAGCTGTGGACCTTACTGCAAACTATTCACGAGAACTCGAATCTGTGTCTGAAAGAGAAGCGCCGTCTGCTCGGACAGTTCTACAGAGGACATCCCGAGATATTCGTGCAATACTTTGGCAACAGGATATCCaatgtttatatttaa
- the LOC132101242 gene encoding DEP domain-containing protein 7-like isoform X1, producing MHGPPETGMAGKPFRATYIWTNIINNLQTQVEVKRRRHNLKIYHDCFLGSEAVDVVLAHIIQSKICGDEEVPRSKAVRLCQALMEARVFEAVDTKVFGKEKRQAKFEDSSCSLYRFLIKPTPSASSSENIDSECDKRKEDSVYSNNSLVKTEKSLEDVLGNLNMNTTITPQMMNLGLSQELMDEIWRQQTILRLLKLIELPLLENLLEGHESPRPPLHSMDSDPDLLYTSSYLDREILKAFSEAQADSWLSAAVDCLEFLPDQLVVEVSRGLARCAEETSQYKQLLYGTLVQHYGQPDYPPLLSNHVFDIHSGVCELLVNGKQEQALESLQLCLKLQDSRSREELRRLLRFMALAAGPQETRLHKEIENRMAVKRVFSNAIVYGTKLAKGKVDLLVLFMTDNHHDLFKIPVTLHKLVSDKLASIIKGTDPDLITGTTYCRRLTGKDYLETVQKTTREELWTLLQTIHENSNLCLKEKRRLLGQFYRGHPEIFVQYFGNRISNVYI from the exons ATGCACGGACCTCCAG AGACAGGGATGGCTGGGAAACCATTCCGAGCCACGTACATCTGGACAAACATCATCAACAACCTTCAGACGCAGGTGGAGGTGAAGAGGAGACGCCACAATCTGAAGATCTACCATGACTGCTTTCTGGGCTCCGAGGCTGTGGATGTGGTTCTGGCTCACATCATTCAGAGCAAGATCTGCGGAGACGAGGAGGTGCCTCGTTCCAAAGCGGTCCGCCTCTGCCAGGCCCTCATGGAGGCCAGAGTCTTCGAGGCGGTGGACACGAAGGTGTTTGGGAAAGAAAAGAGGCAAGCCAAGTTTGAGGACAGCAGCTGTAGTCTGTACAGGTTTCTAATCAAGCCGACCCCAAGCGCATCAAGCTCAGAGAATATAGATAGTGAATGTGACAAAAG GAAAGAAGATTCTGTGTATTCAAACAACTCACTTGTCAAGACGGAAAAGTCTCTAGAGGATGTTTTGGGAAATCTTAACATGAACACAACCATCACACCACAGATGATGAATCTGGGGTTATCACAGGAGT TGATGGATGAAATATGGCGGCAGCAGACGATACTGAGGCTCCTGAAGCTGATTGAGCTGCCTCTTCTGGAGAACCTGTTGGAGGGCCACGAGAGCCCTCGCCCGCCCCTCCACAGCATGGACAGCGACCCAGACCTCCTCTACACCAGCAGCTACCTCGACCGTGAGATCCTCAAGGCCTTCAGTGAGGCTCA AGCAGACAGCTGGTTGTCGGCGGCTGTGGACTGTCTGGAGTTTCTTCCTGATCAGCTGGTGGTGGAGGTGAGCCGAGGACTGGCCAGGTGTGCGGAGGAGACGTCCCAGTATAAGCAGCTCCTCTACGGGACCCTCGTTCAGCACTACGGCCAGCCAGACTACCCACCGCTGCTCAGCAACCACGTCTTTGACATCCACTCAGGCGTCTGCGAGCTGCTTG TGAACGGGAAGCAGGAGCAGGCTCTGGAGTCTCTTCAGCTCTGTCTGAAGCTGCAGGATTCACGCAGTAGAGAGGAGCTCCGCAGGTTACTGCGCTTCATGGCCCTCGCCGCCGGCCCTCAGGAGACCAGACTTCACAAAGAG ATAGAGAACAGAATGGCAGTGAAGAGGGTGTTCTCCAATGCTATTGTGTATGGGACTAAACTAGCCAAGGGGAAGGTCGATCTTCTGGTTCTTTTCATGACGGACAACCACCACGACCTCTTCAAG ATTCCCGTCACTCTGCACAAACTTGTTAGTGATAAACTGGCCAGTATCATCAAAGGAACAGATCCTGATCTCATCACAG GAACAACGTACTGTCGCCGTCTGACTGGAAAAGATTACCTGGAAACGGTTCAGAAGACCACCAGAGAGGAGCTGTGGACCTTACTGCAAACTATTCACGAGAACTCGAATCTGTGTCTGAAAGAGAAGCGCCGTCTGCTCGGACAGTTCTACAGAGGACATCCCGAGATATTCGTGCAATACTTTGGCAACAGGATATCCaatgtttatatttaa
- the qser1 gene encoding glutamine and serine-rich protein 1, with translation MMERNYPSPSFTETGSAAAQSAGWAYKPSSSYGSTQLDSELLQRQTFASSHQPTFTTTTHHPTGVFDSNQHSTASSNTTESSVMNFLSGIESRSLQAGPAGSTLLPSFRSPSWQTGANSSTELYLTGALHPSGTFPTPSALTSYQHPSAFPSRSFTTTSASAVQDSTFSSSNGLLSPNDPLLQLKSSQYTVPTALAFGGTSLGAGLPPQSSTYRSAQESAPHLLQPQFSLLSASLGSSQQAPQPYGGPIFSGSIERALQRECSVIKHHQRPSSTQPVQEQLASGAQHSLQGYLHDESDVSYQQDPSPHTPLPCSPVGDPSPLNSTTQQKTASQAALQQTQAYVSSAPSPGFCSSSGVKVKDGSSKIVQHPSENTDTQAQASSPGMQPQTYSSPAQKQSSVIASQSQPYTSTQLPGLVSVSASHSYITCQSLLSNLSQTRALSSSLPEKLPSIYKTFPSFASQSEAETSVSQSPIYSSSQPQDLPPAGNREGYETQVQTLCMGSPSQSYSTSHSQGLPTISFYTQGLVSASIPSQNYVSSQSLTPIPSFSPSRARSLSSTNPGQDYILMQSPPGFKTDSPLLQQKYLSSVQSSSSSPATHTQALPNSQPSVELKPHQQDERMFLSSKEGSGELPLEDVQALQKGSMLTSSQTLSANEVGAQNSTKNDVYVVSKMEDRHNTQSVIRSNSRTEEQILTHLETSKELTTSANTPSDAKSNPLLMHSTHAPLSADQLKQHTLLLKGSSSQQQNLQGQIIRVQPTDPRHLSEDQTQFIRVPSAQFLLDPAHMIVLQQPVLTSGQNQTKQTMYMQSVPVQYLQMNSDTVNLTVNGRQNQQVVSHQVPNSTESTKQDPTQKDNFNQLNPHDAKQNFTLNSVCFPDSMLLADERNILSNVDDILAATAAACGVTPQDFVKSTSSDANLSLVANPVVSKCNFQSAENRLDSFPSQHMIITNSQAMTIIGAQTTYSKDDTEGHQVFMLSNSNNQPEMRNNSAQEISDKVANINEKNNVSPKGHFVNSSHGSVLNANGLVISNTTSSDFQLSGQEQSQPGHQNTEKTSNDISQPKGLNSLKTDDCPSGHPTDGLPKKRPRSKGSSKQSVEDENGQPKSQKKSTQVKRQNSRASEASSTSTSEVSNESYQQQERMRQKLREVEEKQPEVKTGFLGSFLDFLKSGSRQNLSSPPIRSPNRTRKPSASKRPPNPLLIPFKPPPPSTPLISPDPQSVISTKRLDEELQRNLETLPSFSSDEDDSVGKNQDLQKSITSALSSLDEPSDKKQKLGDNTKQLQTSSTQPTDAKPQDQQTVVQKMSAEELLKDVPPDKLAVQLNSVAIEGLMDEELSDSGGEGMYRERDEFVVRNEDIERLEITLKAGVEPPAIWKVQKALLQKFVPELRDRKRVFFATNSYLGYFGDAKSMYRRVHVKFLDTVNKREYVRVCSRKPRCKPMHSVRGSQAKALLAQRFTAASVSDSPTQKTTQQRALSKPRHKQPKAKAEPPPKKRKKWKEEFTTSPSDSSPEAVSEDDEFTPPVPFASRFLNTRTMKETFKSFVELLISLALDTDVMNSLERENDELLLPHMKRVDGMITDNRRRLLPKLRMGQIFKNALDSFPELSVVTELKTDCETPVFKVRLSGRAYNRKTMKPSKSPCKLPLEYTVDQQKTKWFSLYHSLQHYKYHTYLMCMEEIRLLKSRGKDLGQEETVQTCMGNRTWVEGLFDRFGELLTQVQQACL, from the exons ATGATGGAGAGGAATTACCCGAGCCCCAGCTTCACAGAGACGGGCAGCGCGGCGGCGCAGAGCGCGGGCTGGGCCTACAAACCCAG TTCTAGTTATGGTTCTACACAGTTGGACTCTGAGCTCCTCCAACGGCAGACCTTTGCCTCTAGTCACCAGCCTACGTTTACCACCACCACCCACCATCCCACAG GAGTGTTTGACTCAAATCAGCACAGCACAGCCAGTAGCAACACTACTGAATCATCGGTCATGAATTTCCTCTCTGGTATTGAATCTAGAAGCCTTCAGGCTGGACCTGCTGGCTCGACTCTTCTCCCTTCATTTAGAAGTCCATCCTGGCAAACTG GTGCAAACTCTTCAACAGAACTTTATCTCACCGGAGCCCTGCATCCTTCAGGAACGTTCCCGACGCCTTCTGCGCTCACATCCTACCAGCACCCTAGTGCCTTTCCTAGCAGAAGTTTCACCACTACATCAGCATCTGCAGTTCAGGACAGCACTTTCAGCTCTTCAAATGGTCTGCTATCCCCTAATGACCCTCTGCTGCAGCTCAAATCCTCCCAGTACACTGTGCCAACTGCACTTGCTTTTGGTGGTACGTCTCTAGGGGCTGGCTTGCCACCCCAGTCCTCCACCTATCGCTCAGCACAAGAGTCAGCCCCTCACCTCCTCCAGCCTCAGTTCAGCCTGCTGTCCGCATCCTTGGGCAGCTCCCAGCAAGCCCCTCAGCCTTACGGTGGCCCGATTTTCTCAGGCTCCATTGAACGAGCACTTCAGCGTGAATGTAGTGTGATCAAGCACCACCAGCGGCCTTCTAGCACCCAGCCAGTTCAGGAGCAGCTGGCTAGTGGTGCTCAGCACTCCTTACAGGGTTACCTGCATGACGAGAGTGATGTTTCATATCAACAGGACCCTTCCCCGCACACACCCTTACCCTGCAGTCCTGTGGGCGACCCTTCGCCCCTAAACAGcaccacacaacagaagacagcTTCTCAAGCAGCACTGCAGCAAACTCAGGCCTACGTTTCTTCGGCCCCCTCCCCTGGGTTTTGCAGCTCATCTGGAGTAAAGGTTAAAGACGGTTCTTCCAAAATAGTTCAACATCCCAGTGAGAACACAGACACTCAAGCCCAGGCAAGCTCTCCAGGCATGCAGCCGCAGACCTACTCCTCCCCAGCCCAGAAACAAAGCTCAGTGATCGCTAGCCAGTCACAACCGTACACATCCACACAGCTTCCAGGCCTGGTCTCCGTTAGTGCCTCGCACTCTTATATCACATGTCAAAGCCTGTTGAGCAACCTCAGCCAAACACGAGCCCTCTCGTCTAGCTTGCCTGAGAAGCTTCCTTCAATTTACAAGACTTTCCCATCATTTGCTAGTCAATCTGAAGCTGAGACATCTGTGAGCCAGTCTCCTATTTATTCCTCGAGTCAGCCACAGGATTTGCCGCCTGCAGGTAACAGGGAAGGGTATGAGACACAGGTGCAAACTCTTTGCATGGGAAGTCCTTCTCAAAGTTATTCTACCAGCCACTCTCAGGGCCTGCCAACCATTAGTTTCTATACCCAGGGGCTGGTATCTGCAAGCATACCTTCGCAGAACTATGTGTCAAGTCAATCCCTAACCCCCATCCCTTCTTTCTCACCCAGTCGTGCCAGAAGTTTATCATCCACTAACCCAGGACAGGACTATATCTTAATGCAGTCTCCTCCTGGTTTCAAGACAGACAGTCCTCTTTTGCAGCAGAAGTACTTGTCATCTGTCCAGTCATCAAGCTCCTCCCCTGCCACTCACACCCAAGCCTTACCAAACAGCCAGCCCTCCGTTGAGTTAAAACCACATCAACAAGATGAACGAATGTTTCTTTCCTCAAAAGAGGGCTCTGGAGAGCTTCCTCTTGAGGATGTGCAGGCGTTACAGAAAGGCTCTATGTTGACCTCCTCTCAGACCCTTTCAGCCAATGAAGTCGGAGCACAGAACAGCACAAAAAATGATGTTTATGTAGTTTCGAAAATGGAAGACAGGCACAACACCCAAAGTGTAATTCGTAGTAACTCTAGAACAGAGGAGCAGATCCTTACACATTTGGAAACCTCAAAGGAGCTCACTACCAGTGCCAATACTCCCTCCGACGCCAAGAGTAACCCTTTGTTGATGCACTCCACCCATGCACCCCTGAGTGCCGACCAGCTGAAACAGCATACTCTACTTCTGAAAGGCTCCAGTTCTCAGCAGCAGAACCTTCAGGGTCAGATTATCAGAGTTCAACCGACAGATCCCAGACACCTGTCTGAGGACCAAACACAGTTCATTAGAGTTCCCAGTGCCCAATTTCTCCTTGATCCCGCTCACATGATTGTTCTGCAACAGCCTGTACTCACCTCAGGCCAGAATCAGACCAAGCAGACTATGTACATGCAGTCCGTACCAGTCCAGTATCTCCAAATGAACAGCGACACTGTTAATTTGACAGTTAATGGGCGTCAAAACCAGCAAGTTGTCTCTCACCAAGTGCCCAACTCAACAGAGTCCACTAAACAGGACCCAACACAAAAAGACAACTTCAACCAGTTAAATCCTCATGACGCAAAGCAGAACTTTACTCTCAATTCTGTATGCTTTCCTGACTCGATGCTGTTGGCAGATGAGAGGAACATCCTGTCAAATGTGGATGACATCCTTGCTGCTACCGCAGCCGCCTGTGGTGTCACACCACAGGACTTTGTCAAATCCACATCATCTGATGCCAACTTGTCATTGGTAGCCAACCCTGTAGTTTCCAAGTGCAATTTTCAATCAGCTGAGAACAGACTCGATAGTTTCCCATCTCAGCATATGATAATCACTAATTCGCAAGCCATGACTATAATTGGTGCTCAAACGACATACTCCAAAGATGACACCGAGGGACACCAAGTGTTTATGCTCTCAAACTCTAATAACCAACCTGAGATGAGAAACAACTCTGCACAAGAAATATCTGACAAAGTAGCAAACATTAATGAGAAAAATAATGTCTCACCCAAAGGACATTTTGTAAACTCTAGCCATGGCTCTGTTTTGAATGCTAATGGACTTGTTATTAGTAATACAACCTCCTCTGACTTTCAGTTGTCTGGCCAGGAGCAAAGTCAGCCAGGACATCAAAATACTGAAAAGACATCAAATGATATAAGCCAGCCGAAGGGATTGAACAGCCTTAAAACCGATGATTGTCCAAGTGGACATCCTACAGATGGCCTTCCAAAAAAACGACCCAGATCAAAGGGTTCCTCAAAGCAATCTGTTGAAGATGAAAATGGTCAACCCAAATCTCAGAAGAAAAGCACACAAGTTAAGCGTCAGAATTCACGCGCCAGTGAGGCAAGTTCAACTTCCACCTCAGAGGTCTCAAATGAAAGCTACCAGCAGCAGGAGAGAATGCGTCAGAAGTTACGAGAGGTTGAAGAAAAACAGCCAGAGGTTAAAACCGGATTCTTGGGCTCCTTCCTGGACTTTCTTAAATCTGGATCCAGACAAAACCTATCATCTCCACCCATACGGTCACCCAATCGCACTAGAAAGCCTTCAGCCTCCAAGAGACCTCCTAATCCATTACTTATTCCTTTTAAACCTCCCCCTCCTTCAACCCCATTGATATCTCCAGATCCTCAAAGTGTCATTTCTACAAAACGACTTGATGAAGAGCTCCAGAGGAACCTGGAAACACTGCCGTCATTTTCCTCCGATGAAGACGATTCAGTGGGGAAAAACCAAGATCTTCAAAAGAGCATCACCTCTGCACTGTCATCTTTAGACGAGCCCTCAGATAAAAAGCAGAAGTTAG GTGACAATACAAAGCAACTTCAGACCTCCAGCACACAGCCTACTGATGCCAAGCCACAGGACCAACAGACGGTTGTACAGAAGATGTCTGCGGAGGAGTTACTAAAGGATGTGCCTCCAGACAAGCTAGCTGTTCAACTGAACTCCGTTGCTATCGAGGGCCTGATGGATGAGGAGCTGTCAGATAGTGGAGGGGAGGGCATGTACCGGGAGCGTGACGAGTTTGTCGTTAGGAATGAGGATATTGAAAGGCTAGAG aTCACATTGAAGGCAGGGGTCGAACCACCAGCCATCTGGAAGGTGCAGAAAGCCCTGCTACAGAAGTTCGTACCGGAGCTCAGGGACAGGAAACGAGTCTTCTTTGCCACCAACAGT TATTTGGGGTACTTTGGTGATGCTAAGTCCATGTACAGGAGAGTACATGTCAAATTTCTTGACACTGTCAACAAGCGGGAGTATGTTCGAGTCTGCAGCAGGAAACCACGATGCAAGCCCATGCATTCAGTGAG AGGATCTCAGGCCAAAGCTCTTCTGGCCCAACGATTCACTGCGGCGTCTGTGTCGGACTCTCCCACGCAGAAAACAACACAACAGAGAGCTCTGTCGAAACCCAGACACAAGCAGCCCAAAGCCAAGGCTGAACCGCCGcctaaaaagagaaagaaatggaaaGAGGAGTTCACGACATCTCCCTCCGACTCCTCACCGGAGGCTGTGAGCGAGGATGACG AGTTTACGCCTCCGGTTCCATTCGCCTCACGTTTCCTGAACACCAGAACGATGAAGGAGACCTTTAAGAGCTTCGTAGAGCTTCTGATCAGCTTAGCCCTGGACACGGACGTCATGAACTCACTAGAGCGAGAGAACG ACGAGCTGCTGCTGCCTCACATGAAGAGGGTGGATGGAATGATCACAGACAACAGGCGCAGGCTGCTGCCCAAACTGCGCATGGGTCAGATCTTCAAA AATGCATTAGACAGCTTCCCTGAGCTGTCCGTGGTGACCGAGCTGAAAACAGACTGCGAGACTCCCGTTTTCAAAGTGAGGTTAAGTGGGAGGGCTTACAACAGGAAAACCATGAAGCCCTCGAAATCGCCCTGCAAACTTCCCCTG GAATACACAGTGGATCAGCAGAAAACAAAGTGGTTTTCCCTGTATCACTCTCTACAacactacaaataccacacatATCTGATGTGTATGGAGGAG ATTCGGTTGTTGAAGTCGCGAGGTAAAGATCTGGGGCAGGAGGAGACGGTTCAGACATGCATGGGCAACAGGACATGGGTCGAGGGCCTGTTCGATCGCTTCGGGGAGCTTCTGACACAGGTGCAGCAGGCCTGCCTTTGA
- the LOC132101240 gene encoding transmembrane gamma-carboxyglutamic acid protein 4-like: MLIFVLLLCHFTLCGHCACVRKTLQTPDQDSKVFVVDQEANTFLGRRLLLNRFDFEILTPGNLERECYEEVCSYEEAREVFENIPDTDAFWKKYTKDKGESQSKVDVTALLVGIITAGVFIVIVGLLIWYFCQGRNKDYGFRGSFRRRSNRSNASVIIRRLEEVSLHPIPQTDAYVSPDAQGLPSYEQAIAINGPHDAPPPPYPGSRPSSIRR; encoded by the exons ATGCTGATATTTGTCCTCCTGCtgtgtcacttcactttatgtggacactgtgcatgtgtgagaaaaaCCCTTCAAACACCAGATCAAGACAGTAAAG TGTTTGTTGTGGACCAGGAGGCCAACACATTTTTAGGACGTCGCCTGTTGTTGAACCGCTTCGACTTTGAGATCCTGACCCCAGGTAATCTAGAACGAGAGTGCTACGAGGAGGTGTGCAGTTACGAGGAGGCTCGGGAAGTCTTTGAGAATATCCCTGATACA GATGCCTTTTGGAAGAAATATACAAAGG ATAAGGGTGAATCCCAATCAAAAGTTgatgtgacagcactgctggtgGGCATCATCACAGCTGGAGTCTTTATTGTTATAGTTGGCCTCCTTATCTGGTACTTCTGCCAGGGGAGGAATAAAGACTATGGCTTCCGAGG TTCATTCCGACGTCGATCCAACCGAAGCAATGCCTCTGTGATCATCCGGAGACTGGAGGAGGTCTCTCTGCACCCTATTCCTCAAACAGACGCCTATGTCAGCCCCGATGCTCAAGGTTTACCTTCTTATGAACAGGCCATCGCCATCAATGGACCACATGATGCCCCACCTCCGCCGTATCCTGG TTCCAGGCCAAGCAGCATCCGACGATAA